A single Clostridium taeniosporum DNA region contains:
- a CDS encoding PadR family transcriptional regulator, whose translation MKFDKEILKGYIDSIILSVLYDEDMYGYLIAKKIKVKSKDEFEIKEATLYVSLKRLEKKGYLRGYWNDTEGTSGGRRRYYSITKEGKECFDKNVEAWAVLKKTINNFMGGN comes from the coding sequence ATGAAATTTGATAAGGAAATTCTTAAAGGGTATATTGATTCAATTATTTTATCTGTGTTATATGATGAAGATATGTATGGATACTTGATTGCAAAGAAAATTAAAGTGAAATCAAAAGATGAATTTGAAATTAAAGAAGCAACATTATATGTATCGCTGAAAAGATTAGAAAAGAAAGGCTATCTAAGGGGGTATTGGAATGACACAGAAGGTACAAGTGGTGGAAGAAGAAGATATTATTCTATTACTAAAGAAGGTAAAGAATGTTTTGATAAAAACGTAGAGGCATGGGCTGTTTTAAAGAAAACAATAAATAATTTTATGGGAGGAAATTAA